In Arachis hypogaea cultivar Tifrunner chromosome 17, arahy.Tifrunner.gnm2.J5K5, whole genome shotgun sequence, a single window of DNA contains:
- the LOC112764702 gene encoding uncharacterized protein: MAEEDYRVTLNIYDLSQGLARQLSTTFLGKAIEGIWHTGIVVYGNEYYFGAGVQHSLAGSTPYGTPLRVVELGVTHVPKDVFEMYLQEISPRYTAETYSLLTHNCNNFTNEIAQFLVGSTIPEYILQLPNEVMSSPMGALILPMIQNLEATLKSGGVPQVPQFRPPTTSPLQPPLINTAKTSVPNSSTDDGSKSGDDKTKMTGNSVSPSAKPTSEAQQMSSPKGVTGDPLGDARSKVQDEIVKEFAAIMATGTMRASEAAALATKRVMQRYGQTVASS; this comes from the exons ATGGCTGAG GAGGATTACAGGGTTACTCTAAATATTTATGACCTAAGCCAAGGACTTGCTCGTCAGCTTTCAACTACTTTCTTGGGGAAAGCCATTGAGGGCATATG GCACACTGGAATTGTGGTTTATGGTAATGAGTATTACTTCGGTGCGGGCGTGCAACATTCTCTTGCTGGATCAACACCTTATGGAACTCCGCTTAGAGTGGTAGAATTAGGTGTCACACATGTCCCCAAGGATGTGTTTGAAATGTATTTGCAGGAGATTAGTCCCCGTTACACAGCCGAGACATATAGTTTGCTTACGCACAATTGCAACAACTTTACCAATGAAATTGCCCAATTTTTGGTTGGTTCAACCATTCCAGAATATATCCTACAACTCCCTAATGAAGTAATGAGCAGCCCAATGGGTGCGCTTATAT TGCCCATGATACAGAATTTGGAGGCAACGTTGAAGTCAGGTGGAGTTCCTCAGGTACCGCAATTTAGGCCTCCAACAACTAGTCCTTTGCAACCTCCCTTGATTAACACTGCAAAGACTAGCGTTCCTAACTCGTCCACAGATGATGGATCAAAAAGCGGAGATGATAAAACTAAGATGACCGGAAACTCAGTGTCACCCTCTGCGAAACCAACAAGTGAGGCACAACAAATGTCATCTCCTAAAGGGGTTACAGGAGATCCCCTTGGTGATGCTCGCAGTAAGGTTCAAGATGAGATTGTCAAAGAGTTTGCAGCAATTATGGCAACTGGGACAATGCGTGCCAGCGAGGCTGCAGCCCTTGCCACTAAAAGAGTCATGCAAAGATATGGGCAAACTGTGGCGTCATCGTGA